Proteins encoded together in one Nyctibius grandis isolate bNycGra1 chromosome 1, bNycGra1.pri, whole genome shotgun sequence window:
- the ADAT2 gene encoding tRNA-specific adenosine deaminase 2 has protein sequence MEEEEAAAMAWMDQALDVAKEALEKGEVPVGCLLVYNGEVIGRGRNEVNETKNATRHAEMVAIDQVLDWCKQQNRDYTEVFPHSVLYVTVEPCIMCAAAVRLMKIPRVVYGCQNERFGGCGSVLSISSDDMVDTGEPFECVSGYRAKEAVEMLKAFYRQENPNAPKSKVRKKDNRN, from the exons atggaggaggaggaggcggcagcTATGGCCTGGATGGACCAGGCCCTCGACGTG GCTAAGGAGGCGCTGGAGAAGGGGGAGGTTCCCGTCGGCTGCCTCCTGGTGTACAACGGCGAGGTCATAGGGAGGGGCAGGAACGAGGTCAACGAGACGAAGAAC GCTACTCGACACGCAGAAATGGTGGCAATCGATCAGGTCCTTGACTGGTGCAAGCAACAGAACAGAGATTATACAGAAGTGTTCCCACACTCAGTGTTGTATGTAACTGTAGAGCCTTGTATCATGTGTGCAGCTGCTGTGCGCTTGATGA AAATTCCACGGGTCGTATATGGCTGTCAAAACGAGCGATTTGGAGGCTGTGGCTCAGTTCTGAGCATCTCATCTGATGATATGGTAGACACAGGAGAACCATTTGAA TGCGTTTCTGGCTATCGTGCCAAAGAAGCGGTGGAAATGTTAAAAGCTTTCTACAGACAAGAAAATCCCAATG CACCAAAATCAAAAGTGCGGAAAAAGGACAATCGTAATTAG